TTGAATAGCATGTATTTAGTATTGGAATTTTGTTTTTCAACGCCATTAACTTTTAACGATAAATTCAAGTTATGTGGATTTTCGATTTCGTCTTTTGTTACTAAAATTGGTCCCATTGGTGCAAATGTATCTTGTCCTTTGGAAACAATCCATTGTCCTTCACGACGGCAATCACGAGCAGAAATATCATTGATAACCGTATAGCCAAATACATAATCCATAGCCTCAGTTTTTGGAACGTATTTTCCTTTTTTACCAATTACAACGGCTAATTCGCATTCCCAATCTAATTGTTGGGTTAGTTTGTTGTTTTTTAAAACATTGGTATTAGTAGCAGTTACTGTTGTTGGCGGTTTTGAAAAGATGATTGGTTTTTGAGGTAATTTACCTGTTGTATCTAGAGTTCTGGCACTTTCAGCTACATGTTCTGTATAATTTAAACCAATACCGATAATATTTTTTCTTGGCTTAGGAATTGGCGCAAGAAACGTCACTTCATCCATTTCATAAGCTATTTCTTTGAAGAAAGCAGGTTCGGTTTCGGCAACCATATCATTGAGTTCTTCAACTATTTCCATTCCCATATCAATTAAATCGAGCATTTTGTCTGGCAAGGGGAAATTTGATATTTCGCCAAAGTCTTCCATGTCGATAATTTGATTGTTATGTATAAATCCCAGTCGTGGTTCGTTGTTTCCTTTTAATGTATAGGTTAGTAGTTTCATTGTTTTGTTTTAATCTTTCTTCTTGTTTTTAAATTGATTGATGTCCGTTATTTTCGGTATAATTTTTTTCCTGATACAACCCTAATTTTTCGATAGTAGGTAAATCGTTAAAGGAAAACAAACATGCATCTTCACTCTCTGACGCATTATGATGTTCGTGCCAAGCCCAACTTGGAACACAGAATATATCGCGTTCTTTCCAGTCAAAACGTTGTCCGTTGATGATAGAGTAACCTTTTCCTTTTGCACACTGGTACACAAATGAACCCGTATGTTTGTGTGCTTTTCCTTTGAAGCCTGCAGGTAATAATTGCATGCTTGCACCCATAGTCTGCATTACATGACCACCAGTTAATGGGTTGGAATACTGCATCATAATTCCATCTATTGGATTTATAGGTTTAACTTTTAAAGTTTCCAATAAAGTTGGGTATACTTCTTTCCAAGAATATTTGAATAGTGGCGAATATGGTTTTTCCCAAGTCACATCTGCAGGAATTAATCCTGCACAACCATAAGCCAAAGGTGAATAATTGATTTCTTGTTCCAATGGTTGCTTTCCATCAAAAACTGCGTAATCATTTGCTTCTAAAGCATTCACTAATGGAATATCCAAACCATCTTGCCAAATACACATTTTCCCGTTAGCATCAACACCATGTTCATGCCATGTTGAATTTGGTGTAATCACAAAATCATTTACTTCAAACATGATTTTATTACCATCAACAACAGTATATCCGCCTTCGCCTTCCATGATGAAACGCAATGCCGAAGCTTTGTGTCTGTGAGCCGAAGTGCTTTCACCTGGGCGTGTTACTTGAATTCCTGTATATAACCAGCCTACAGCTGCCGAGACATCTTTTCGTTTGTCGTTTACTAGGTAAACCACGCGTCTTCCTGCTTGCTCAGGAGTTACTAACTCGGATGATTTAACCACCAATTCGCGTAAATCATCATATTTCCAAAGCATTGGTACTGATGAACTTCTTGGTTCCCATGGTTCAATATCATTGGCAACCGTCCATAAAGCTCCTGCGCCAAGTGTTTCCAGCTCTTTGTAATAAGCGATCAGTTCAGGTGAATCTTGAACTCTTGCTCTGCCATATTGATCGTCTGAATGGTTTTCGTTCATGTTACTTTTTATTAAATTCTTCGTGATTGTCTATAAAGGTAATCTTTCTTGTAGGAGCAGTGTTTACTCGTAAATCAAAAATGTCAAAACGGTTATAATGCCCTAATATATCGTGCATTTGTTTAGGCTGAATGCATTTTTCTAAATCAATATCTGCGTAAATAATGCCTTCGTCATCAATTAAAGGTTTACCAATTACAGCACCATTTGGGCCGATAAATCCAGAGAAAGCAGAATTTTTACGTGTCAATAATTCTTCCACATTGGGCACATCATCTTTCATGGCTTTCATGATTTCTTTTGAAATGGTTGAACACGAAACAATAGTGAATAGTTTGCCTTCAAAAGAATGGGCTGCAGCTCTAATTTTTATTGCTTCCGCCATGTTATAATCTGGTGGTGCCACCGGAAGTGAAATGTAATTGGCAATATGTATTAATTCGCCTTGCGATAACAACGTGAAACGCGCTAATGTATTGGTATTTTCTCCACAAGCCAATGTTCCAATTGGACCAATTTCGGTATCATATACTTTCAAAGACGAACCATCACCTGAAGTCCAAGTGAGTTTTTCTGCCCAGGTTGGCACCAGTTTTCTGTGTTTTCCAATGAGTTCTCCTTTGTTATTGATGATTAGATTGGTGTTGTAAATTTCACCATAACTGTTGCCACGTTCGTTGATTCCGATAACGACATGAATGTTATAATCTTTTGCTGCTTGATATAGAGATTGCATAGCTGCATCGTTTACAGCTACAGCGTTTTTATATAATTGCTCATACCATTTACTACCTTGAACAGGTGTCATTATCCAATTCCAATACGGATAGCCTGCTACAAAAACTTCTGGAAACGCAATTAATTGTGCTCCATTTTCACTAGCTTCTTTGATGAATGAAATCGCTTTATCAATTGTCTTCTCTACATTAAGAAAAACAGGTGATGTTTGTACGGTTGCGGCTTTGAATTTTTTGAAGTCCATTAGATTGTATATTTTTCAATTCTACTTTTCATTTCCTCATTAAAAGCTTCTGCTTTAATTGTTTTTCTGTCTTCTTCAATTTTTACGTTTACTAGAGTGACTTCACCTTCAAGTACTGTTTTGTTTTCTTGGTTAACATATTGAAATCCACATAGTATTGATGAGGTTTTCAATTCTTTAACCCATAGTTTTTTAGTTAGTGTTTCCCCTAAACGCGCTGGGTTTTTAAATTGCACTTTCAAATCTACTGTTGGAATTCCGTTGGTTTCATGCATTTTAGAAAAAGGTCTTTGTAATGCTTCTTCAAACCAATCTTCTACCAAGTCATTCAGCATTTCTAGAAAACGAGGATAGAAAACGATACCAGCGTAATCAATATGTTTAAAGCGTATTTTTTCTTGTTTTATAAAAGGTTGGTTCATTGTTTTAATGTTAAAATTTATCAACGCTAGCTTTCTTCCAAAAGTACAAAAAATCTTTGGGAACGGTAGCTTCTTGAAGCATGCATCCTGTTTCCAGTTCTGGGAACGTTTGTGCAAATGTTTCTACTTTGTTTCGGTCTATTCTTGTGGTTACCATTTCTCGGGTTACATCATCGGGATGTGCCAATCCTGCTGACGACATTAAATCGACCGCACTTTTTACGGTTTCGTGTTGAAAACGCGCTACACGAACACTTTTTTCTTCGGGTACCAAACCTTTCATTAAATCAGGATTTTGAGTTGCCACTCCAGTTGGACAAGTATTTGCATGACATTCTAAAGCTTGTATGCAACCTAGGGCAAACATCATCCCGCGAGCTGAATTGCATAAATCAGCACCTAAAGATAGATTTCTAATAATGTCGAAACCAGTTATTACTTTTCCACTAGCAATAATTTTAATTTGGTCTTTAATATCAAATCCATTTAAGCAATCATAAACAAAAGCAACGGCATCGCGCAACGGCATGCCAACATGGTCTGAATATTCTTGAGGTGCAGCTCCAGTTCCGCCTTCGCCACCATCAACTGTAATGAAGTCAAAATAGGTTTTGGTTTCAGTCATAGCTTTACAGATGGAAATGAATTCAGATTTATTACCAATGCAAATTTTCATCCCAATAGGTTTTCCACCCGAGCCATTGCGAAGCAATTTTATGAACTCCATTAACTCTAAAGGAGTTTTGAAAGCAGAATGTGCTGGTGGAGAAATGATATCGTGTCCTTTTGAAACCAATCTAATTGCTGCAATTTCATCGGTTACTTTTTCTTTGGGTAAAATTCCACCATGACCAGGTTTTGCACCTTGAGAGAATTTAATCTCAATCATTTTCACGTTGTCTAAAGTGGCTCTTTTGGTAAATTCATCAAAACAAAATGTTCCGTCTTGATTGCGGCAACTAAAATATCCTGTTCCTATATTCCAAACCACATCTCCGCCTTGCAAATGATAAGGTGATAATCCACCTTCGCCTGTATTGTGATAAAAACCACCTTGTTTTGCTCCGTTATTTAAGGCGATGATGGCATTTTTGCTCAAAGAACCAAAACTCATCGCACTGATGTTGAACAAGCTGGCATCATAAGGTTTCTCGCATTGACTTGAACCTATTCGAACTCTTGGATTTTCATTGGTTTTTGAAAAAGAGATTGCGTTAATACTATGATTAATCCATTCATAACCATCTTTGTAAACATCTAATTGTGTTCCGAAAGGCATAGAATCGGGTTCTTTTTTACTTCGTTGGTAAACAATATCTCTTTGTAATCGGTTAAATGGTTTTCCGTCTAAATCAGTTTCAATAAAATATTGTCTTATTTCTGGTCCAAGACTTTCTAATAAATAACGCATTCTGCCCAAGAGAGGAAAGTTTCTGCGAATAGTTTTTTTGGATTGAAACATATCGTATAATCCCATCAGAATTAATGGAACAAAAATCATAAGCAAGAAACTGAATTTCCAGTTTACATAGATTAAGAGTCCAGTAATGCATAAAATGGTAAAACTTATGACCAGAAATGCTTTTCTCATGATTTTAATTTAAAACGTTGAATTTTTCCGGTTTCGGTTTTGGGTAATGCTTCTACAAAGTAGAGTAGCCTTGGGTATTTATAAGGAGCAGCGTTTACTTTAAACCAATCCTGCATTTCTTTTGCTAACTGATTTGAAGCTTGGTTGTAGTCTTTTAGTACAACATATGCGGTAACAATCATTCCTCGTTCTTCATCGGGTAAACCTACAACCGCACATTCTAAAACGTGTTCATGTGTTAACAAAACACTTTCAACTTCAATGGCGGCAATGTTGTAACCTGATGAAATAATCATGTCGTCACCACGAGCCACAAAGTAGAAATAACCTTCTTCATCTTGCCTGAAAATATCGCCAGTGATGTTCCAACCGTTTTCTACATATTCTTTTTGTTTTTCAATACGGTTTAAATATTTACAACCCGTTATACCACGAACAGCCAATCTCCCAGGTTCATTTCTTGCTACTTCATTTCCATCGACATCAATAATCTTGGCTTCATATCCTGTAATGGCTACACCTGTAGCGCCAGGTTTCATGTTTTGTTCGTTTGAGGAAATAAAAATATGTAACATTTCGGTAGCGCCAATACCATCAATTATTTTTAAACCTGTGGTTTCATACCAATCGTTCCAAACTTGTAACGGCAATGTTTCGCCAGCCGAGACACATTTGCGTAAGCTTGAAATGTTGTATTCGTTAAGTTTAGTTGTTAAAATGCGCCAAGCCGTTGGTGCGGTAAAGCAAATGGAGACTTTATGTTCGTCTATGGCTTTTAGTAATAAATCAGGACTTGGTTTTTCGATTAAAAAGGTAGAAGCACCAAAATACATCGGGAATAAAACCAATCCGCCCAATCCAAACGTAAAACCTATTGGCGGACTTCCGATGAAAATATCATCTTGTGTTGGTTGTAATGAGTATTGCGGAAAGGCTTCGCAAATGTTTAAAATGTCTTTGTGGTAATGCGAAGTCATTTTAGGCAAACCTGTCGTTCCTGAAGTGAAACCTATTAAAGCAACGCTATCAGCTTTGGAATGAAAATTACTGAATGTCTTTGGTTTAGATTGCATTAACACTTCCAAATCTCCGTTGCGATAGAAACTTGTTTTTTTCAGAAATGGTGATTTCACAGCATTCATTTCTTCCTTCAATTCGCTATCACAAAGTGCTATGGAAATTTCGGCGCAATCGATAATTGTGGTTAATTCTTTTGAGCGAAGTAACGGCATTGTTGCCACAACAATTCCTCCAGCTTTTAAAACGGCGTACCAACAAGCGACCATCATAGGGTTGTTAGCAGAACGTAATAAAACTCTATTTCCAGAAACCAATCCTAAATCATCTACAAGCACATGGGCTATCTGGTTAGCTTTTTCAAACAAATCTTGATATGTCCAAGTTTCTTCAAAAGAGCGAATGCATACGTTGTTTCCACGACCTTCTTTGATGTGATTGTCCAACAATTTATCGACACAGTTCAATAGCTCAGGATGACTGAATTGTGGTAAATCGAGAAAAACATAATCAGGTTGCAAGTCTAAGCTTGGCAGGCTATTGTGTGCAAAGTTATCTGTGTAATGTTTCATTTTAATTACTTCTTATTGCTCTTTGGTTTTAATGCTTTTTTCATGCTTTCAACAGCTTTTCGTTCACCAGCTTGATATGGATAGGAATGCATCACACCCATTTTGTATTGTTTCGGAATGTCGTTAGGTTCAAAACCTTCATAGGCTTGAGCATTTCTAACAAAACTGGCATCCAGTAATAATGGTTTTCCTAAAGCGACTAAATCGGCTCTGCCGTTTAATAATATGGTATTGATTTGGTCAATATCCTGAATGCTTCCTGTTGTAATAGTTGGGATATGAACCGAGTTTCGAACCATATCCGAAAAAGGTGTTTGCCACATTCTTCCAGTTTGTGGTTGTTGGTTTGGTACGGTGTTTCCAGTAGAAATATTGATTACATCTGCACCTGCATTCTTGAAAGCTGTTGTTAGTGTAATTACATCTTCTTCAATAATGCCGTTTTCAGCCCAATCGGTTACGGATAATCTAACCGACATGGGTTTGTTTTGAGGAAACGCTTTTCGCATTTCACTGAATACTCGCAACGGGAATTTCATTCTATTTTCAATGCTTCCGCCAAACTCATCTGTTCTGGTGTTGGTTAATGGCGATAGGAACGAAGCTAACAAAAAACCATGATGTGCCTGAAGTTCTATTAAATCAAAACCTGCTTCGTTGGCATTTTTGGTAGCCTGAACAAATTGAGCTGTTACTTCATCCATGTCATCCATAGTCATGGCTTTTGGTGTAGCCGAGTTTTCATTAAACGGAATAGCCGAAGCCGAAATCAATTCCCAAGATGTTCCGTTGAATTGGTCTTCCCATGGAATTTTCGACATTCCTTTTCTACCCGAATGACCCAATTGAATTCCGATTTTGCAGGCACAGTTTTGATGCACAAAATCAGTTATTCTTTTCCAAGCGTTGGTTTGAGCGTCAGTATAAATTCCTGCACAGCCAGTTGTGATGCGACCCGTTTCTGAAACTGCGGTCATTTCGGTTATAATTAATCCCAAACCAGCAATAGCTCTGCTGGTATAATGTTGAAAATGCCAATCGTTTACCAAACCATCCGTAGCCGAATATTGCCCCATTGGACTCATTACGATTCGGTTTTGTAACTCTAAGTTGCCTAGTTTATAAGTAGCAAAAGCGGCAGGTTGACTCTTGTTTTCAACAGTATTGTTTGTATTGAATTCCTCCAACACTTTATCAGTAAATGATTTATCGCGAATGCGAAGGTTTTCATAGGTTACTTTTTTAGAACGCGTCATGCAGCCAAATGCAAATTGCTGAAACGAATGCTGCATGTGTCGGTCCATGTTTTCAAACCAATCTAGTGAAACATTGGCAGCATATTGAATCATTTCTACACGTTTTCTCCGTGCTTTTTCATAGTCTTCAAAGGCTGCTTTGGTATCGAAAGGATGTGCTACAATTGCATCTGATAAAGCAATGGCACATTCCATAGCGAGTTTGGTTCCTGAACCGATAGAGTAGTGTGCAGTGGCTTTTGCATCGCCTAAAAGAACAATGTTGTCTTTATGCCAATTATCGTTAGTAACATGAGGAAACTGACGCCAATGTGATTTATTGGTGATTAAATTATGACCGTCTAATTCTATTTTAAAAAGTTCTTCTAGTTTTTGAGTAGTATCAGTTTCATCAAAAGTATCAAAGCCAAAGTTTTGCCAAGTTTGTTCGCTACACTCAAAAATCCAAGTGCTCATGCCAGCTTCGTATTGATAGGTATGCGCGGCAACTGTTCCATGAGGTGTTTGTTTGAAGAAATAAGTAAAGGC
The window above is part of the Flavobacterium sp. PMTSA4 genome. Proteins encoded here:
- a CDS encoding fumarylacetoacetate hydrolase family protein, with amino-acid sequence MKLLTYTLKGNNEPRLGFIHNNQIIDMEDFGEISNFPLPDKMLDLIDMGMEIVEELNDMVAETEPAFFKEIAYEMDEVTFLAPIPKPRKNIIGIGLNYTEHVAESARTLDTTGKLPQKPIIFSKPPTTVTATNTNVLKNNKLTQQLDWECELAVVIGKKGKYVPKTEAMDYVFGYTVINDISARDCRREGQWIVSKGQDTFAPMGPILVTKDEIENPHNLNLSLKVNGVEKQNSNTKYMLFNINDLIEDLSTVFTIEPGDIIATGTPAGVGAGRSPQEWLYDGDVIEATVEGIGTIVNTVKEI
- a CDS encoding cupin domain-containing protein codes for the protein MNENHSDDQYGRARVQDSPELIAYYKELETLGAGALWTVANDIEPWEPRSSSVPMLWKYDDLRELVVKSSELVTPEQAGRRVVYLVNDKRKDVSAAVGWLYTGIQVTRPGESTSAHRHKASALRFIMEGEGGYTVVDGNKIMFEVNDFVITPNSTWHEHGVDANGKMCIWQDGLDIPLVNALEANDYAVFDGKQPLEQEINYSPLAYGCAGLIPADVTWEKPYSPLFKYSWKEVYPTLLETLKVKPINPIDGIMMQYSNPLTGGHVMQTMGASMQLLPAGFKGKAHKHTGSFVYQCAKGKGYSIINGQRFDWKERDIFCVPSWAWHEHHNASESEDACLFSFNDLPTIEKLGLYQEKNYTENNGHQSI
- a CDS encoding carbon-nitrogen hydrolase family protein yields the protein MDFKKFKAATVQTSPVFLNVEKTIDKAISFIKEASENGAQLIAFPEVFVAGYPYWNWIMTPVQGSKWYEQLYKNAVAVNDAAMQSLYQAAKDYNIHVVIGINERGNSYGEIYNTNLIINNKGELIGKHRKLVPTWAEKLTWTSGDGSSLKVYDTEIGPIGTLACGENTNTLARFTLLSQGELIHIANYISLPVAPPDYNMAEAIKIRAAAHSFEGKLFTIVSCSTISKEIMKAMKDDVPNVEELLTRKNSAFSGFIGPNGAVIGKPLIDDEGIIYADIDLEKCIQPKQMHDILGHYNRFDIFDLRVNTAPTRKITFIDNHEEFNKK
- a CDS encoding acyl-CoA thioesterase; translation: MNQPFIKQEKIRFKHIDYAGIVFYPRFLEMLNDLVEDWFEEALQRPFSKMHETNGIPTVDLKVQFKNPARLGETLTKKLWVKELKTSSILCGFQYVNQENKTVLEGEVTLVNVKIEEDRKTIKAEAFNEEMKSRIEKYTI
- a CDS encoding FMN-binding glutamate synthase family protein, translating into MRKAFLVISFTILCITGLLIYVNWKFSFLLMIFVPLILMGLYDMFQSKKTIRRNFPLLGRMRYLLESLGPEIRQYFIETDLDGKPFNRLQRDIVYQRSKKEPDSMPFGTQLDVYKDGYEWINHSINAISFSKTNENPRVRIGSSQCEKPYDASLFNISAMSFGSLSKNAIIALNNGAKQGGFYHNTGEGGLSPYHLQGGDVVWNIGTGYFSCRNQDGTFCFDEFTKRATLDNVKMIEIKFSQGAKPGHGGILPKEKVTDEIAAIRLVSKGHDIISPPAHSAFKTPLELMEFIKLLRNGSGGKPIGMKICIGNKSEFISICKAMTETKTYFDFITVDGGEGGTGAAPQEYSDHVGMPLRDAVAFVYDCLNGFDIKDQIKIIASGKVITGFDIIRNLSLGADLCNSARGMMFALGCIQALECHANTCPTGVATQNPDLMKGLVPEEKSVRVARFQHETVKSAVDLMSSAGLAHPDDVTREMVTTRIDRNKVETFAQTFPELETGCMLQEATVPKDFLYFWKKASVDKF
- a CDS encoding AMP-binding protein; amino-acid sequence: MKHYTDNFAHNSLPSLDLQPDYVFLDLPQFSHPELLNCVDKLLDNHIKEGRGNNVCIRSFEETWTYQDLFEKANQIAHVLVDDLGLVSGNRVLLRSANNPMMVACWYAVLKAGGIVVATMPLLRSKELTTIIDCAEISIALCDSELKEEMNAVKSPFLKKTSFYRNGDLEVLMQSKPKTFSNFHSKADSVALIGFTSGTTGLPKMTSHYHKDILNICEAFPQYSLQPTQDDIFIGSPPIGFTFGLGGLVLFPMYFGASTFLIEKPSPDLLLKAIDEHKVSICFTAPTAWRILTTKLNEYNISSLRKCVSAGETLPLQVWNDWYETTGLKIIDGIGATEMLHIFISSNEQNMKPGATGVAITGYEAKIIDVDGNEVARNEPGRLAVRGITGCKYLNRIEKQKEYVENGWNITGDIFRQDEEGYFYFVARGDDMIISSGYNIAAIEVESVLLTHEHVLECAVVGLPDEERGMIVTAYVVLKDYNQASNQLAKEMQDWFKVNAAPYKYPRLLYFVEALPKTETGKIQRFKLKS
- a CDS encoding oxidoreductase, with translation MKISVIGGGPGGLYFSILTKKAMPDCQIDVYERNRPDDSFGFGVVFSDETLSEFLMRDLPSYELIRSNFAYWDDIIIDRDGERVSIAGNGFCGCSRKKLLQLLHQRCEEEGVNLHFEQNIDDISQFKDSNIIVACDGISSQIRSQFEPEFGTKVILKKNKFVWMGSTKPLEAFTYFFKQTPHGTVAAHTYQYEAGMSTWIFECSEQTWQNFGFDTFDETDTTQKLEELFKIELDGHNLITNKSHWRQFPHVTNDNWHKDNIVLLGDAKATAHYSIGSGTKLAMECAIALSDAIVAHPFDTKAAFEDYEKARRKRVEMIQYAANVSLDWFENMDRHMQHSFQQFAFGCMTRSKKVTYENLRIRDKSFTDKVLEEFNTNNTVENKSQPAAFATYKLGNLELQNRIVMSPMGQYSATDGLVNDWHFQHYTSRAIAGLGLIITEMTAVSETGRITTGCAGIYTDAQTNAWKRITDFVHQNCACKIGIQLGHSGRKGMSKIPWEDQFNGTSWELISASAIPFNENSATPKAMTMDDMDEVTAQFVQATKNANEAGFDLIELQAHHGFLLASFLSPLTNTRTDEFGGSIENRMKFPLRVFSEMRKAFPQNKPMSVRLSVTDWAENGIIEEDVITLTTAFKNAGADVINISTGNTVPNQQPQTGRMWQTPFSDMVRNSVHIPTITTGSIQDIDQINTILLNGRADLVALGKPLLLDASFVRNAQAYEGFEPNDIPKQYKMGVMHSYPYQAGERKAVESMKKALKPKSNKK